AAATTATCTCGTTAGCTCCTAAAATTTCTACTATTTTATGAGGAAAAAAAATCCCGATGGTTCCTAAAAATCCTCCTAAAATCATAAAAAGTTCTAAAGATAGACTATAAACTCTATGAGCTTTTTCAAAATTTTTCTCACCAAGACTTATTGATATAATGGTAGCTCCACCGATAGCTATCATTATTCCAAGAGCGAAAGAAAGATTAACATATGGCATAACAATATTTACAGCAGCTAGTTCATTAGCTCCCAAAAATTTACCGATGAAAAATCCATCAACTATTGTATAGAGAGCAAATATCCACATTGTTGCAATAGAAGGCAAACCATATCTTAAAATTATTTTTCCTAGATTACCTTTACTAAGATCCAGACCCATTTATATCACCTTTTATTTTTAAGAAAATCGGATATTTTTTCTTTTAAGACAATGGATTTTTTAGGATCTCCTTTGGCAGATATTCCTATTGAATAATCTTTTTCATCTATGATAGTGCAAAATCTTGTGCTCATATCATCAGTAGAAGTTATATTATTTACTAAAATATTTTTTTTATTACAACATTTAACAATGGCTGAGTTAAGTTCTTTATCATCAGTTCCAGCAATAACTAAAATATATTTATTTGTGATAATTTCATCTAAAGATTTTTCCTCAATCTCTTTCATTATGAGTTGGATATTAGGTTTATCAAATAAAAGTTTTGTAATCTCTTTTTCTTTTATTTGTTTGGCAAAAACTGTTATATACGCACCAGTTTCCAAAAGTGTAGAGATTTTTCTAAAAGCTACCTTACCAGCTCCAATTATCAATATATTTTTATCATCTAAATTTACAAAAATAGGAAAAAAGTTCTTTTTATTCATAATAAGTCAACTCCATAGAAATTATTTAATCAGAATTTATTATATCATATAAAACAATAAAAGTAAATTGAATAAAAACAGTTTTAAATATTTAGTCCGATAAACAAATATTAACATATTATTTTTTAAAATTCATAAAAAAATAAAGATTTGATGTCTATATTAAGAAAAAAATATTTAAAAATAAAAAAATTCTGTTATTATTCTATTAATTTTCCTCAATCGATTAAAAAAATAAAATATTATTTTTGGATTTTAGAAAAAAATGATATAATATTTAGGGAGCAAAACTCCAAGTTATTAAATGATTAAATTAAAAATCAGATTTTTTCAGTAAAGGAGATAGATTAATTATGGAAAAAACAATAGGATTTATCGGAGCAGGAAATATGGGATATGCTATTGGTGGAGGAATAATTTCTTCTGGATTAGTAGCAAAAGAAAATATAATTTTTTCTGACGCATCTGATGAAAGATTAAAAAAAGTTCACGAAGAATTAGGAGCTAAAACTTGTAATTCAAATGTATTAGTTGCCAATGAATCAGATATATTATTCTTATCAGTTAAACCCGATATGTATCCAACAGTTATTGAAGAGATAAAAGATTATGTAAAAAAAGATGTTATTATTATAACTATTGCTGCTGGTGTAAAACTTGAAAAATCAAGAGCTTTATTTGGTAAAGACTTAAAGATTGTTAGAATTATGCCAAACACTCCAGCTTTAGTCAAAGAAAGTATGTCTGCTGTTATGCCAAATGAATTTATTAGTAAAGAAGAGCTTGATGAAGTATTAGTTATCTTAAATTCTTTTGGAAAAACAGAAGTTGTGAGTGAAAAATTAATTGATGGAGTTATAGCTGTAAGTGGTTCTTCTCCAGCTTATGTATTTATGATGATAGAAGCTATGGGAGATGCTGCTGTTGCATCTGGACTTGATAGAAAAAGAGCTTATAAATTTGCAGCTCAAGCAGTTCTTGGTTCTGCAAAAATGGTACTTGAAACAGGTATGCACCCTGGAGAATTAAAAGATATGGTTTGTTCTCCAAAAGGAACAACTATTGAAGCTGTAAAAAAATTAGAAGAATATGGATTTAGAAGTGCTTTAATAAAAGCTATGGAAGCTTGTGAAAAAAAATCTAAAGAGATGTCAAAATAAAGGAGAGTTATGTTATTTAAGTTAGGAAATTATATACCAAAAATTGGAGAGAGAGTTTTTATTGCTGATACTGCTAGAGTTATTGGAAATGTAGAGTTAGATGATGATGTATCTATCTGGTATGGGGCAGTATTAAGAGGAGATGTTTTAAAAATAAAAATAGGAAAAGGATCTAATGTTCAAGAAGGGTCAACTATTCATGGAGAGCCAAATAATGAAGTTGTTTTTGGAGAGAACGTCACTATTGGGCACAACTGTATAATCCACGGTTGTAAAATAGGAGATAATTCTTTAATTGGAATGGGATCGACAATAACAGATGATGTTATTATTCCTAAAAATTGTTTTATATCTTCAGAATCTTTGGTTACTTCAAAAATCGGTAAGATTGAAGAAGGAAGTTTTATAAAAGGAAATCCAGCTAAAGTTGTTGGAAAAATAAGTGAACAGCAACTAAAAATAATGGAACTTACTTATAAAAGTTATCAAGATAAAAAAGATTTATACTTAGAGAGTTTAGAAGAAATTAAATAATATAAAATAAAATGAGGTGGTTATATTAAAAAATATAATACCTCATTTTTACAATTTAAAAGAAAGTTGTCTTGAGGAAAATTCTATAAGATTTCTAAAAGAGATACCTAAAAGTTTAATCTCATCTTTCTCTTCTATTTCACTGAAAATTTCCTGTACATATTCAAAAAGATTTTCTTTATTGTCTGTGGCGATGGAAAAAGTTTTCGCTTTGTTGATAGTATGTCTATCACTATATTTTATTTTTATGGAGATAGTTTTTGTAAGACAATTTTTAGATTTTAGACGTTTGTATGCTACATCAAAAACCTCTTCCAATTTTTTACTAATTTCTTCATCAGAACTTAGTGAAAAGGAATATGTATTTTCTGCTCCCACAGAATGAGTGGGTTTGTCATAATCAACTGGGCTGTGGTCAATCCCTCTGCTATAAAGGTATAAAAGTTCTCCTCTTGATTTGCCATATTTTTGAACTAACTCTTTAAGAGAGAAGCTATGAACATCTCCAACCAAAAATATATTATCTCTGTTTAAGATTTTTTCAAATTTTTCTCCAACTCCTTGTAACTTTCTAATATTTTTATCTTTCATATATTCCATAAACTCTTTTTCATTGTTAAAAATAAATTGTCCAAAAGGTTTATTTATATCACTAGCTATCTTGGCAGAAATTTTATTTATCCCAATCCCAACAGAACAGATTAAGCCAGTATGCTTAAATATTCTTTCTCTAAAAGTTTTGGCAAATTTTTCTTTTGAAGAATATTTTTGGATAATATCAGTGATGTCAATATATCCCTCATCAAGAGCGATAAACTCTATTTTGTGAGTTAGTTTTAAAACTAGGTTATGAATAATTTGAGATTCTTTAAAATATTTTTCTTTATCAGGGTAAACTACCAAAAGATTTGGACAAAGTTTTTTTGCCTCAAAAGTACTCATCGCTGAATGAATGCCAAATTTTCTAGCCTCATAGCTAGCTGTAGTAACAACTCCTCCAGCAACAACCATTGGTTTATTTTTATATTTTTTTGGATTATCTCTAATTTCCACAGAGGCATAAAAACAATCCATATCGTAATGGAGTATAACTCTTTCCATATTTTTCTCCTTGAAATATAAATAAAAATAGTTTACCTATTAATATTATAATATATATTTAGAGATAAATCAATTGGGGAAAATTTTAAAAATCTCCATAAAGTCTAGAGAAGAGTTAGGAGTAAAATTGAGTGCTTTTAATTTAACTAGATATTCTATCAAAAAAAATAAAGAATATTCAGTAGAGTGTTTGTTTCAAGGAAATAAAGTTTTTGAAAAAGGAGAACCCTATCAAAAAAAATTTAATATGTTATCTAGGAGAAAAAAAGTTCAGATGTCATTGTAAAATAAAAGAAATTAAAATTCTAAGGAGGGGAGAGTTGTAAATTCTTTCTTTTATCTTTATAAAAAATAGCTCTCTATGAAATTTTATTTATCATAGAAAGCTATTAATAATTTATTATTTAATTATATAATTTTTTTAAGTTTAGATATTTAATACATCTTTATATAAGAACATAGCTATATAAAAATACATCATTAGTGCCAAAGCATCTACAATAGTTGTTACCAAAGGTCCTGCCATAATAGCTGGATCCATTTTTAATTTTTTAGCTCCAAGTGGTAGAACTCCACCTACAAGTTTTGCCATAACAACAACTATTCCCAAAGTAAAAGATACCAAAAATGATATTTTCATATCTTGTTTTAAAATAAATCTCATACGGCAGAAGTTTACTAACCCTAATCCAAGAGCAACGATAATTCCCACTCTTAACTCTTTCCAAACAACTTTAAACCAATCTTTTAATTTTATTTCTCCTAAAGCCATTCCTCTGATTACTAGAGTTGAAGATTGAGAACCTGCATTTCCTCCTGTGTCCATAAGCATTGGGATTGCTGCAGCCAGAACTACCATTTGTTCTATTATATCTTCATATTTACTGATGATACTTCCTGTAAAAGTAGCTGAAACCATCAAAACTAAAAGCCAAGTCAAACGATTTTTTGCAAGCTCAAACACAGAACTTTCTAAATATTCCTCTTTACTAGGAGCCATAGCAGCCATTTTTTGGAAGTCCTCTGTATTTTCTTCTTCAATTACATCTACCATATCGTCAATTGTTATGATTCCGACCAAGATTTTTTCTTTATCAATAACTGGAAGAACTGTTAAGTCATACTTTTTAAAAAGTTCTATAGCCTCTTCTTGATTTGTAGAAGTTGTCACATACAAAACATTTTTATTCATAACATCTTCGATTATATCTTCATCTTTTGATAAAAGAAGATTTTTAAGACTTATCTCTCCAATAAGAACTCTATTTTTATCTCTTACATAAGCCACGTCTATTGTTTCAAGATCTTTTACTTTTTGTCTGATATAATTTAGACTTTCTCTTACAGTCCAATGACTTTTTAAAGAAAGATACTCAATAGTCATCAAACTTCCGGCAGAATCCTCTTCATAAGATAAAAACTGATTAATCAAAGAACGATTTTCATTCTTATAATTTTCCAGAACTCTCTTTACAACACTTGAGGGCATCTCCTCTATAAAGTCAATCATATCATCAAAATATAATTCATCTAAAAGAGATTGAAGTTTGTCATCTGTCATAGAACTAACAATTTGCATTTGTAAATCTCCGTCAAGTTCTGCAAAAACCTCTGCAGCTTTTTCTTTACTAAGGATTCTGAAAAGGATAATGTTTTCTTTTTCCCCCTCTTCGTTCTCCTTGATAAATTCTGCAATGTTAGCTGAAGTCTCTGAATTTAAAAACTCTTGTAAATTTTTTAAATCTTTTTTCTCCAAAAGTTCTCTTATCTTTGTCATAAACATTTGTCCTCCTCCTTTGTAGAGGAAGATGAAAAAAATACACACTTTCCCCTACAAACTCATATTAAATTGTAATTTTCTTAATTTTGTCCGTTTGGGATAGGTATCCATATTTTTCTCCTTTCATTTTTGCTTTTTGACTCATAAATTATACTATAATTTTTAATAATTGTAAAGTTTTTATTGATATACCAATCTTTTTATTACATAAATACTAGTTTTATAAAAAGAAAAAATTATTATAAATTATAGAAAATGTTTATACTATTTATGCTGTTTATATCAGATTAAAAAAATTATTTTTTAGTTTAAATTTTTTTTAATTAGTGTTATAATAAATCTAATACATACAAAACTGAAAATTAGATATAAATAAAAGTT
The Fusobacterium perfoetens DNA segment above includes these coding regions:
- the dinB gene encoding DNA polymerase IV, whose product is MERVILHYDMDCFYASVEIRDNPKKYKNKPMVVAGGVVTTASYEARKFGIHSAMSTFEAKKLCPNLLVVYPDKEKYFKESQIIHNLVLKLTHKIEFIALDEGYIDITDIIQKYSSKEKFAKTFRERIFKHTGLICSVGIGINKISAKIASDINKPFGQFIFNNEKEFMEYMKDKNIRKLQGVGEKFEKILNRDNIFLVGDVHSFSLKELVQKYGKSRGELLYLYSRGIDHSPVDYDKPTHSVGAENTYSFSLSSDEEISKKLEEVFDVAYKRLKSKNCLTKTISIKIKYSDRHTINKAKTFSIATDNKENLFEYVQEIFSEIEEKDEIKLLGISFRNLIEFSSRQLSFKL
- a CDS encoding DarT1-associated NADAR antitoxin family protein, whose translation is MGKILKISIKSREELGVKLSAFNLTRYSIKKNKEYSVECLFQGNKVFEKGEPYQKKFNMLSRRKKVQMSL
- the proC gene encoding pyrroline-5-carboxylate reductase — its product is MEKTIGFIGAGNMGYAIGGGIISSGLVAKENIIFSDASDERLKKVHEELGAKTCNSNVLVANESDILFLSVKPDMYPTVIEEIKDYVKKDVIIITIAAGVKLEKSRALFGKDLKIVRIMPNTPALVKESMSAVMPNEFISKEELDEVLVILNSFGKTEVVSEKLIDGVIAVSGSSPAYVFMMIEAMGDAAVASGLDRKRAYKFAAQAVLGSAKMVLETGMHPGELKDMVCSPKGTTIEAVKKLEEYGFRSALIKAMEACEKKSKEMSK
- the mgtE gene encoding magnesium transporter, with amino-acid sequence MTKIRELLEKKDLKNLQEFLNSETSANIAEFIKENEEGEKENIILFRILSKEKAAEVFAELDGDLQMQIVSSMTDDKLQSLLDELYFDDMIDFIEEMPSSVVKRVLENYKNENRSLINQFLSYEEDSAGSLMTIEYLSLKSHWTVRESLNYIRQKVKDLETIDVAYVRDKNRVLIGEISLKNLLLSKDEDIIEDVMNKNVLYVTTSTNQEEAIELFKKYDLTVLPVIDKEKILVGIITIDDMVDVIEEENTEDFQKMAAMAPSKEEYLESSVFELAKNRLTWLLVLMVSATFTGSIISKYEDIIEQMVVLAAAIPMLMDTGGNAGSQSSTLVIRGMALGEIKLKDWFKVVWKELRVGIIVALGLGLVNFCRMRFILKQDMKISFLVSFTLGIVVVMAKLVGGVLPLGAKKLKMDPAIMAGPLVTTIVDALALMMYFYIAMFLYKDVLNI
- a CDS encoding gamma carbonic anhydrase family protein, giving the protein MLFKLGNYIPKIGERVFIADTARVIGNVELDDDVSIWYGAVLRGDVLKIKIGKGSNVQEGSTIHGEPNNEVVFGENVTIGHNCIIHGCKIGDNSLIGMGSTITDDVIIPKNCFISSESLVTSKIGKIEEGSFIKGNPAKVVGKISEQQLKIMELTYKSYQDKKDLYLESLEEIK
- a CDS encoding precorrin-2 dehydrogenase/sirohydrochlorin ferrochelatase family protein → MNKKNFFPIFVNLDDKNILIIGAGKVAFRKISTLLETGAYITVFAKQIKEKEITKLLFDKPNIQLIMKEIEEKSLDEIITNKYILVIAGTDDKELNSAIVKCCNKKNILVNNITSTDDMSTRFCTIIDEKDYSIGISAKGDPKKSIVLKEKISDFLKNKR